The DNA window attaattaaaaataaatataaaataagtcaaaaaacaataaaatagaattttattttaaaatttattcaatccATTCTTCTTAGATTCTGCAATTGCATCctgcaaaaaaattataaatataaatatatataaacaaattatatgaaaaatttaattctttaaatGATAAATCACTTGAAGAAGCTGAGTATACGAGAATTGATTTTGATTGGAAAATGTATAAGAACAATCATTTTGTGGTGAGCTTTTTATTATCTCTTGAGTAGTAATAAAGTCTTCAGATAAATATTTTCCACTTGATtccttcaaataaaaataaaatataaatttattcaaattataaatttataaaacttaaaataatatcaCAAATATACACGTACTTGAGTAGTATTTTCCAATACTTGTAACTCGACATCCAAATCTTCTTGAACATAATTGACGCATTCAtcctaaaaatatattcaattacaaaataaaaatttatttcataaaacagtgatataatattatatatttcttACATCAATATGTTTGccatcttttttctttttttttggacTTGTTAATAGAATCTATGCCGTCCTCCTGTTAAAATATAGATaacaatttaacataaaaacacaagtttaaaacataaaatttatataaaacaattttatattttatatataaaaattacctGTGATTTGGATTgccgtttaaatttttttcttctttctaaaACACCTTTTATCCTATTACTTGGACGCCCAACAGTTGTTGTTTTCTTGACTTCGCATATAACAGGAGAAGATGTTTTGTCATCTTTTGAATTGGACAGACTAGATGGAATATTATTTACCTTCATTTCTTGTAAGTCTTTCAATAATTTCTTGAAATCTTCACATGCATGCTCGTACATATTCTCACTTTCTGATGCAAGTGTCAATATTTCTCGAAAATTATGACTCAAAGATGAATACCTTTTTCCAATTTACTCTTGTGGACTACTTCCAACTGCAATGTTATAATTATCCTCAAGCATTCCAATCTTTGCATCTCTTGTCCATCTCTTCAAGATGTATTGTGGTggaatttatttgatatttttcttatcaAGGATTTTCAAAGTATGTGTGCATAAGATTCCCACAAAAGTAAATTTCATACAACTACACTTAACTGATTGTGTTGATGCTTCTGATGTGACCAAATGTTCTTGATCTTTTCTACCACATTGGACTTTATAACTTGTAATATGTTCAGACTTGTCAACTTTGTACATAATACAATCTAAAATCTTCATGTATTCATCTTGAAACATCTTAAACACCGCCGGAGTGTATACTTTTGAGGCATGTCTTAACATCTCTACGTCAGCTTGTAAAACTGGAACCCTTTCTCTCATTTTGAATTCTATTAACAACTCCTCATATCGTTTATTTGACAACAACCtgttataattatcaaaaaaatgcaCAAAGTTATTCTTTGCATCCAAGTATTTTTTAGGACATAATTCATTGACTCACTTCGCTGAGTGCTCATCATATCAGTTGTAAACATATGTCGTCCATATACCATAGCCCATTTTTTCCTTACTTCAAAAATTCCATTGCACCATTTATTATCAGTAAGCATATACTTATTAAGCATATCATCCCAAGCTTGAAGCCATTTGTCTTCCTTTTCATAATCATATACACAAGAGCTAAAATCGTATGCAAATTGTTTCGATGAATGAAAAACATGACTTAAATTTTTAGCAGCATTCTGATAAATATGCCACACACATAATCGATGATGAGCTTCAGAAAATACTTCTTCAATTGCCTTGGCCATTGCGGGGCACTGATCTGTCAATATTGTCCTGAGATGCTTGCCAGACATTGCACTGAGAAAAGTCTCAAACAACCATTTAAATGATGACATTGTTTCATCATATAGTAAAGCTGCAccaaaaattatactttttttatgttgattaATACCAACAAATGGAGCAAATGGCCTAGCATACTCATTTGTTCTATAAGTTGTATCAAAACATAAAACATCTCCAAAATGTTGGTAATCGATAATTGATCTCCCATCTGCCCAGAACACATTTAATATGgaattatcatcatcatcaagtTGCACCAAATAGAAATAAGAAGGATCTTGTAATTGCATCTTATGAAAATAATCCATAATAGCATGACCATCTCCTTTAATCATTTCTGTTCTACGCTTGGCAGACATATAATTTCTGAAATCACTATCTAAAAATCCATTAAATTCACGACCTCCACTTTGTGAAGTTAGTAAATCAATAGTGGACTTAGTAGATAATCCAGCTTTTGCAGCATCATCAGCAACAGCTTTATGGGCTGATGTGATTTGTCTTTGTGATCTTAACATGTGTTTCATTGGTGTAGGA is part of the Mercurialis annua linkage group LG3, ddMerAnnu1.2, whole genome shotgun sequence genome and encodes:
- the LOC126675118 gene encoding protein FAR1-RELATED SEQUENCE 5-like; this encodes MDIEEPCIGMKFDNEENVYTFYKSYAHKLGFSIRKQYVQRVDGQIKRRTFCCSKQGQKGVDKRSEQVKFEHPISRVNCLAHMTCQLKSNGMFEVISFNAEHSHELTPTPMKHMLRSQRQITSAHKAVADDAAKAGLSTKSTIDLLTSQSGGREFNGFLDSDFRNYMSAKRRTEMIKGDGHAIMDYFHKMQLQDPSYFYLVQLDDDDNSILNVFWADGRSIIDYQHFGDVLCFDTTYRTNEYARPFAPFVGINQHKKSIIFGAALLYDETMSSFKWLFETFLSAMSGKHLRTILTDQCPAMAKAIEEVFSEAHHRLCVWHIYQNAAKNLSHVFHSSKQFAYDFSSCVYDYEKEDKWLQAWDDMLNKYMLTDNKWCNGIFEVRKKWAMVYGRHMLLSNKRYEELLIEFKMRERVPVLQADVEMLRHASKVYTPAVFKMFQDEYMKILDCIMYKVDKSEHITSYKVQCGRKDQEHLVTSEASTQSVKCSCMKFTFVGILCTHTLKILDKKNIK